One Danio aesculapii chromosome 22, fDanAes4.1, whole genome shotgun sequence genomic window carries:
- the pdhb gene encoding pyruvate dehydrogenase E1 component subunit beta, mitochondrial: MASLRCFLRSGKSAVSAVLRREFHRTPPAAVQVTVRDALNQAMDEELERDERVFLLGEEVAQYDGAYKVSRGLWKKYGDKRIIDTPITEMGFAGIAVGAAMAGLRPICEFMTFNFSMQAIDQVINSAAKTYYMSAGLQSVPIVFRGPNGASAGVAAQHSQCFAAWYGHCPGLKVVSPWNAEDARGLLKAAIRDDNPVVFLENELMYGVPFEMSEEVQSKDFVIPIGKAKIERQGNHITLVSHSRMVGLCLDAAAVLAKEGIECEVINLRTIRPLDSDTIETSITKTNHLITVEGGWPQFGVGAEILARIMEGPAFNYLDAPAVRVTGVDIPMPYAKILEDNSIPQIKDIIFSVKKTLNV; the protein is encoded by the exons ATGGCGTCTCTGAGGTGTTTTCTGCGCTCGGGGAAG AGTGCCGTTTCAGCGGTTTTGCGGCGGGAGTTTCACAGGACTCCTCCGGCGGCGGTGCAG GTGACTGTTCGAGATGCCCTCAACCAGGCCATGGATGAGGAGCTGGAGAGGGACGAACGGGTTTTCCTTCTCGGAGAGGAAGTCGCACAGTATGACGGTGCATACAAG GTCAGCAGAGGCCTGTGGAAAAAATATGGAGACAAACGTATCATTGACACACCCATTACAGAG ATGGGCTTTGCTGGCATAGCTGTTGGTGCCGCGATG GCAGGTTTGAGGCCCATCTGCGAGTTTATGACCTTCAACTTCTCCATGCAAGCCATCGATCAGGTCATCAACTCGGCTGCCAAGACCTACTACATGTCTGCAGGCCTTCAGTCCGTCCCCATCGTGTTTCGCGGCCCTAACGGAGCTTCAGCCGGTGTGGCGGCTCAACACTCGCAGTGTTTCGCCGCCTGGTACGGTCACTGTCCCGGACTGAAGGTGGTGAGTCCCTGGAACGCTGAGGACGCCAGAGGTCTCCTGAAAGCTGCCATCCGAGACGACAATCCTG TGGTGTTTTTGGAGAATGAGCTGATGTACGGTGTGCCGTTCGAGATGTCAGAAGAGGTGCAGTCAAAAGACTTCGTCATCCCTATTGGAAAAGCTAAGATCGAAAGACAGG GAAATCACATCACACTGGTGTCTCACTCCCGAATGGTCGGTCTCTGTCTCGATGCTGCTGCCGTCTTGGCCAAGGAGGGCATTGAATGTGAg GTCATAAACCTGCGCACGATCAGGCCTCTGGACTCTGACACCATTGAAACAAGCATCACGAAAACAAATCATCTGATCACTGTGGAAGGTGGCTGGCCTCAGTTTGGAGTCGGGGCAGAGATTCTTGCCCGAATCATGGAGG GTCCTGCTTTCAATTACCTCGACGCCCCTGCGGTTCGGGTCACGGGTGTTGATATTCCAATGCCGTACGCCAAGATTCTGGAGGACAACAGCATACCACAAATCAAGGACATCATCTTCTCCGTTAAAAAGACTCTGAATGTTTAA
- the kctd6a gene encoding BTB/POZ domain-containing protein KCTD6a has protein sequence MENGDWTHMMMDTVTLNVGGHLYTTSLSTLQRYPDSMLGAMFRGDFPTTRDTQGNYFIDRDGPLFRYVLNFLRTSKLTLPCDFKETELLRKEADFYQIEPLIQCLGETKPLYPLDTFEQVVELSSTRKLSKYSNPVAVIITQLTITTKVHALLEGISNNFTRWNKHMMDTRDFQVSFTFGPCDYHQEVSLRVHLVEYISKQGFTIRNTRVHHMSERANENTVEHHWTFCRVAQKVED, from the exons ATGGAGAATGGAGACTGGACACATATG ATGATGGATACGGTTACCCTAAACGTTGGTGGCCATTTGTACACCACGTCACTGTCTACGCTCCAGCGTTATCCAGACTCCATGTTGGGCGCCATGTTTCGCGGGGACTTTCCTACCACACGAGACACCCAGGGCAACTATTTCATCGACCGAGATGGTCCTCTATTCCGTTACGTCTTAAACTTCTTACGAACCTCCAAACTGACGCTACCATGTGACTTCAAAGAAACAGAGCTCCTCCGTAAGGAAGCAGACTTCTACCAGATTGAACCCTTAATCCAGTGTTTAGGGGAAACCAAACCCCTTTACCCACTGGACACCTTTGAGCAAGTGGTTGAACTTTCAAGTACTCGTAAGTTGTCCAAATACTCAAACCCAGTGGCGGTTATTATAACTCAACTCACCATCACCACCAAAGTTCATGCACTTCTTGAGGGCATCTCCAACAACTTCACCAGATGGAATAAACACATGATGGACACCAGAGACTTTCAAGTGTCTTTTACCTTTGGGCCATGTGACTATCATCAAGAGGTGTCCCTTCGAGTTCACTTAGTGGAGTACATCTCCAAACAAGGCTTTACGATTCGCAACACACGGGTGCATCACATGAGTGAACGAGCCAATGAGAACACGGTAGAACATCACTGGACATTCTGTAGAGTTGCTCAGAAGGTTGAGGACTGA